In the genome of Mucisphaera calidilacus, one region contains:
- a CDS encoding HD family phosphohydrolase translates to MAKQTSARRREVRKTVSRERGTRFELFRNRATVFAVLFTLLLGGASGLIAVSSQQQVGVYLGALTTEPVIARVAFEVINEPASAQRRENAANAVPNVYRANDAWLNQVREELKGLPTLVNAETTGESAPYGLNEEGLARLADFASRPDGQKQWDQQVDGFLRRVFTRPVLAQDRVDSERTNQNRLTLLHPDPSETTDAEIRAYHYDLLSVADTEAVQTAILSAARDFNPSLRRPITTLVVQRLRPIYQFDESATRERRDAARLAAAPQIDTYASQQVLVPASTRLTEAHITLIEHERAQYKLHLPIWAAWLRVLGVMGVSTFIAGCLWFYAYSFQDRIRRNPTRGLALIGLILLCQLMPAVALRFNAGGNTLIIATGFAVSLSAIILALVYGQRFALAAAIIQVALIGLTLKLNLIETAALLAAAGTAIALLQEVRHRSAIVRAGLYGGLAMLVMMSLVGLSQDDLAFSDALNHIAREAIWAGIGVGLAGIVVQSFLPQVERLFQVTTAMTLKELNDASHPLLQRLAQEAPGTYQHSLRIADMAEGAADAIGADGLLCRVGSMYHDIGKIHKPSYFIENQGDGPNRHDKLSPAMSLLIIVGHVKDGIEMAKEYRLPTPIRQFIETHHGTTLVEYFFHAAKKKSEASGETTSEFEFRYPGPKPQSKEAAIMLLCDGIEGAARAMADPNPIRLEQIVHTMASKRLNDGQFDECSLTLQDLSSIEKSITKTLQAMYHGRIKYPEKEEAEERHAPPHIAGQASRI, encoded by the coding sequence ATGGCCAAACAGACGTCGGCACGTCGACGCGAAGTCAGGAAGACCGTCTCCCGCGAGCGTGGGACTCGGTTCGAGCTGTTCCGCAACCGTGCGACTGTGTTCGCGGTGCTCTTCACGCTGCTGCTGGGCGGGGCAAGCGGCCTGATCGCGGTGTCGTCGCAGCAGCAGGTGGGGGTGTATCTGGGTGCGTTGACGACGGAGCCGGTGATCGCGCGGGTGGCGTTCGAGGTGATCAACGAGCCGGCGTCGGCGCAGCGTCGGGAGAACGCGGCGAACGCGGTGCCGAACGTATACCGGGCGAACGACGCCTGGCTGAACCAGGTGCGGGAGGAACTCAAGGGGCTGCCGACGCTGGTGAACGCGGAGACGACGGGGGAGTCGGCCCCCTACGGCCTGAACGAGGAGGGCCTGGCGCGGCTGGCGGATTTCGCGTCGCGGCCGGACGGCCAGAAGCAGTGGGATCAGCAGGTGGACGGGTTTCTGCGTCGCGTCTTCACGCGCCCGGTGCTGGCACAAGACCGTGTCGACAGCGAGCGGACGAATCAGAACCGGCTGACGCTTTTGCACCCCGACCCGTCGGAGACGACGGACGCGGAGATCCGCGCGTATCACTACGACCTATTGTCGGTGGCGGACACGGAAGCGGTTCAGACGGCGATCCTGTCGGCGGCGCGTGATTTCAACCCGTCGCTCCGCCGACCCATCACGACGCTGGTGGTTCAGCGTCTGCGTCCGATCTACCAGTTCGACGAGTCGGCGACGCGTGAGCGTCGTGATGCGGCGCGTCTGGCCGCGGCGCCGCAGATCGATACCTACGCGTCGCAGCAGGTGCTGGTGCCGGCGAGCACGCGTCTGACCGAGGCTCACATCACGCTGATCGAGCACGAGCGGGCGCAGTACAAGTTGCACCTGCCCATCTGGGCTGCGTGGCTGCGTGTGCTGGGCGTGATGGGCGTGAGCACGTTCATCGCGGGCTGCCTGTGGTTTTACGCTTATTCGTTCCAGGACCGGATCCGTCGCAACCCGACGCGTGGCCTGGCGCTGATCGGTCTGATCCTGCTATGCCAGCTGATGCCGGCGGTCGCGCTGCGTTTCAACGCGGGGGGGAACACGCTGATCATCGCGACGGGGTTCGCGGTGAGCCTTTCGGCGATCATCCTGGCGCTGGTGTACGGGCAGCGTTTCGCGTTGGCGGCGGCGATCATCCAGGTAGCGCTCATCGGGCTGACGCTGAAGCTCAACCTGATCGAGACGGCGGCGTTGCTCGCGGCGGCGGGGACGGCGATCGCGCTGCTCCAGGAGGTCCGTCACCGCTCGGCGATCGTGCGTGCGGGGTTGTACGGTGGGCTGGCGATGCTGGTGATGATGAGCCTGGTGGGGTTGTCGCAGGACGACCTGGCTTTTTCGGATGCGTTGAACCACATCGCGCGCGAGGCGATCTGGGCGGGGATCGGCGTGGGGCTGGCGGGGATCGTGGTGCAGAGCTTCCTGCCCCAGGTCGAGCGTCTGTTCCAGGTGACGACGGCGATGACGCTCAAGGAGTTGAACGACGCGTCGCACCCGCTCTTGCAGCGTCTGGCACAGGAGGCGCCGGGGACGTATCAGCACTCACTGCGGATCGCGGACATGGCGGAGGGTGCCGCGGACGCGATCGGCGCGGATGGCCTGCTCTGCCGGGTGGGCTCGATGTACCACGACATCGGGAAGATCCACAAGCCGAGCTACTTCATCGAGAACCAGGGCGACGGCCCGAACCGCCACGACAAGCTGTCGCCCGCGATGTCGCTGCTGATCATCGTGGGTCACGTCAAGGACGGGATCGAGATGGCGAAGGAGTACCGCCTGCCGACGCCGATCCGCCAGTTCATCGAGACGCACCACGGGACGACGCTGGTGGAGTATTTCTTCCACGCGGCGAAGAAGAAGTCGGAGGCGTCGGGCGAGACGACGAGCGAGTTCGAGTTCCGGTACCCGGGGCCCAAGCCGCAGTCCAAGGAGGCGGCGATCATGCTGCTGTGCGACGGCATCGAGGGCGCGGCGCGGGCGATGGCCGACCCGAACCCGATCCGTCTGGAGCAGATCGTGCACACGATGGCGTCGAAGCGGCTGAACGACGGGCAGTTCGACGAGTGTTCGCTGACGCTCCAGGATCTGTCGTCGATCGAGAAGTCGATCACCAAGACGTTGCAGGCGATGTATCACGGACGGATCAAGTACCCCGAGAAGGAGGAGGCGGAGGAGCGTCACGCGCCGCCTCACATCGCGGGTCAGGCGAGCCGGATCTGA
- a CDS encoding arsenate reductase ArsC, with product MRDKLKILFLCTGNSCRSQMAEGWTRHLQGDTLEAYSAGVVAKGLNPNAIKVMQEAGVDITSQQSQTMQQIIDLGIEPDIVVTVCQHAHENCPVFPAKARIVHHGFDDPPLLAENEPDPEIALGHYRRVRDEIKAFAQGLPDNLGT from the coding sequence ATGCGCGACAAGCTCAAGATCCTTTTCCTCTGCACCGGCAACTCCTGCCGCTCCCAGATGGCCGAGGGGTGGACCCGCCACCTACAAGGCGACACCCTCGAAGCCTACTCCGCAGGCGTGGTCGCCAAGGGCCTTAACCCCAATGCCATCAAGGTGATGCAGGAAGCGGGCGTCGACATCACCAGCCAGCAGTCGCAGACCATGCAGCAGATCATCGACCTCGGCATCGAGCCGGACATCGTCGTCACCGTCTGCCAGCACGCCCACGAGAACTGCCCCGTCTTCCCCGCCAAAGCACGCATCGTCCACCACGGCTTCGACGACCCGCCCCTCCTCGCGGAGAACGAGCCGGACCCCGAAATCGCGCTCGGCCACTACCGACGGGTACGCGACGAGATCAAGGCCTTCGCCCAGGGCCTGCCCGACAACCTCGGAACATAA
- a CDS encoding polysaccharide biosynthesis/export family protein yields the protein MSTAPRTITLLAAIGLLALTGCQPTYTDYGDFVQTPKPLVTATEYRMAPPDSIHIGSKRVREIDGVTQQIRPDGMVSLPLVGEVFAAGKTPMELADEIEAHAQLYYEDADVAVRVVDYQSKKIYVFGEVGRSGPYSYDGTNTVFRTLALAQPNRLANPSKVQILRPNPDGTFRRKMTIDFDKMVKSGDTSLDAVLEENDVIYVPPNALASIGLACRQLLLPILPMSEVVNGPVSMHNDLQSVQSTP from the coding sequence ATGAGCACAGCACCCCGGACCATCACCCTACTCGCGGCGATCGGCCTCCTGGCCCTGACCGGCTGCCAGCCGACCTACACGGACTACGGCGACTTCGTGCAGACGCCCAAGCCTCTGGTGACGGCGACGGAGTACCGGATGGCGCCGCCGGACTCGATCCACATCGGTTCGAAGCGTGTGCGTGAGATCGACGGGGTGACGCAGCAGATCCGCCCGGACGGGATGGTGTCACTGCCGCTGGTGGGCGAGGTGTTCGCGGCGGGCAAGACGCCGATGGAACTCGCCGACGAGATCGAGGCGCACGCGCAGCTCTACTACGAGGACGCGGACGTCGCGGTGCGTGTGGTGGATTACCAGAGCAAGAAGATCTATGTCTTCGGCGAGGTGGGTCGTTCGGGCCCGTACTCGTACGACGGCACGAACACGGTGTTCCGGACGCTGGCGCTGGCACAGCCCAACCGTCTGGCGAACCCGTCGAAGGTTCAGATTCTTCGCCCGAACCCGGACGGGACGTTCCGTCGGAAGATGACGATCGACTTCGACAAGATGGTCAAGAGCGGCGACACGTCGCTGGACGCCGTGCTCGAAGAGAACGACGTGATCTACGTGCCGCCGAACGCTCTGGCGTCGATCGGCCTGGCGTGCCGCCAGCTGTTGCTGCCGATCCTGCCGATGTCGGAGGTCGTCAACGGCCCGGTCAGCATGCACAACGACCTGCAGAGTGTGCAGAGCACGCCATAA
- a CDS encoding spondin domain-containing protein — MLRKTGMMMVGAVLGLSGAAAQGQDITVTVENLQPTGGFSFTPFWVAAHDGGFDSYDAGSTLAGFAGTEELAELGMTDPISAAFGASAAGLAGGVDGVVASPSTAPPVFTPGDTDSLTLSVGDATVNRYFSYASMLIPSNDLFVGNDDPFAIELFDAAGNFQGPVEILIYGRSVLDAGTEANDAADGPAFVAGQDGGAGGVTDVPVTPFFDDALAGAYVTSLVGTSNPIYQVSQGFAADDLIARITIVPEPASAALTGLLGLAMVRRLR; from the coding sequence ATGCTTCGTAAGACAGGAATGATGATGGTGGGTGCGGTTCTGGGTCTCAGCGGTGCCGCCGCCCAAGGGCAGGACATCACGGTAACCGTCGAGAATCTCCAGCCGACGGGCGGTTTCTCGTTCACGCCCTTCTGGGTCGCGGCCCACGACGGCGGGTTCGACAGCTACGACGCCGGCTCGACCCTCGCCGGCTTCGCCGGCACCGAGGAACTGGCCGAACTCGGCATGACCGACCCGATCTCGGCCGCTTTCGGCGCCAGCGCCGCGGGACTCGCCGGGGGCGTCGATGGCGTCGTCGCCAGCCCCTCCACCGCGCCGCCCGTCTTTACGCCGGGCGACACCGACTCCCTGACCCTGAGCGTCGGCGACGCCACGGTCAATCGCTACTTCAGCTACGCCTCCATGCTGATCCCCAGCAACGACCTGTTCGTCGGCAACGATGATCCCTTCGCGATCGAGCTGTTTGACGCGGCGGGCAACTTCCAGGGCCCGGTTGAGATCCTGATCTACGGCCGATCGGTGCTGGACGCGGGGACCGAGGCCAATGACGCGGCGGACGGACCCGCCTTCGTCGCCGGCCAGGACGGCGGCGCCGGCGGCGTCACCGACGTACCGGTCACGCCCTTCTTTGATGACGCCCTCGCGGGCGCTTACGTGACCTCACTCGTCGGGACGTCGAACCCCATCTACCAGGTGAGTCAAGGTTTTGCGGCGGACGACCTGATCGCCCGCATCACCATCGTGCCGGAGCCGGCCAGCGCTGCCCTGACCGGTCTGCTCGGCCTGGCGATGGTCCGCCGGCTGCGTTGA
- a CDS encoding TetR/AcrR family transcriptional regulator has translation MVNDRLHETGDVHELGTRHALTEAALRLARDGGMDKASVRSITREAGVTEATLYRHFQNKSALWEEIYKTIVLEMIREKQELVDADQPFRQRLRRWVELTYNYYDGNVDAFTYVLLMPRAYAERLGDIYYVQGRLLRRLLADGMTEGNCEGMDLDLAVTMVTGLMLNVPRRINEEKLQGPALHYCDRVADAIFRVLGCDAPTDRDR, from the coding sequence ATGGTCAACGATCGTTTACATGAGACTGGCGACGTTCATGAGCTCGGAACCCGGCACGCGCTCACCGAGGCCGCCCTCCGGCTCGCACGCGATGGCGGCATGGATAAGGCCTCCGTCCGCTCCATCACCCGCGAGGCAGGCGTCACCGAGGCCACCCTCTACCGCCACTTCCAGAACAAATCCGCGCTCTGGGAGGAGATCTACAAGACCATCGTCCTGGAGATGATCCGCGAGAAACAGGAACTCGTCGACGCCGATCAGCCCTTCCGCCAACGGCTGCGCCGCTGGGTCGAACTCACGTACAACTACTACGACGGCAACGTTGACGCCTTCACCTATGTCCTGCTCATGCCGCGTGCTTACGCCGAGCGACTGGGCGACATTTATTACGTACAGGGTCGGCTCCTCCGCCGGCTGCTTGCCGACGGCATGACCGAGGGCAATTGCGAGGGCATGGACCTCGACCTCGCGGTCACCATGGTCACCGGCCTGATGCTCAACGTCCCGCGAAGGATCAACGAGGAAAAACTCCAGGGGCCTGCGCTGCACTACTGCGACCGAGTCGCCGACGCGATCTTCCGCGTCCTCGGCTGCGATGCGCCCACCGATAGAGATCGCTGA
- a CDS encoding CpsD/CapB family tyrosine-protein kinase — translation MGYIFDALKRSGQDGAKRSEQAPPAASAPSEPVAPTPAADGPSTEASPGPFAALLSDQDLTEGLDGGSGYASDVSAEEASFGPIGVIGQEHTSGSSAFDDRMVVATNPGARAAEEYRLIRTSLLARWEQKRNLVHTVTSAMPKEGKTITSLNLGLSLAELSERSTIVIEADLRLPSFESMLNVGATAGLLACLRGESSLENAIVRVPGTSLSVITAGGRAGRQAVGLIGSEKMKMLLGQLRSRFDHVIIDTPPVLDLADAGILGGISDEVLMVARMRHTPGPLIEQAVRVLQSYHTPIGGLIATDQEAAVGSYQYAYAYRYRYTEQLREAA, via the coding sequence GTGGGATACATCTTTGACGCTCTGAAGCGCTCTGGACAGGACGGCGCGAAGCGGTCGGAGCAGGCTCCCCCCGCGGCGTCGGCCCCGAGCGAGCCTGTCGCCCCGACACCGGCAGCGGACGGCCCCTCGACGGAGGCGTCGCCCGGACCGTTTGCTGCGTTGCTCAGTGATCAGGACCTGACCGAGGGCCTGGACGGCGGATCGGGCTACGCGTCCGACGTGTCGGCCGAGGAGGCTTCGTTCGGCCCGATCGGCGTGATCGGGCAGGAGCACACGTCCGGCTCGTCCGCGTTTGACGACCGGATGGTGGTGGCGACCAACCCGGGTGCCCGTGCGGCGGAGGAATACCGCCTGATCCGGACGTCGCTGCTGGCGCGTTGGGAGCAGAAGCGCAACCTGGTGCACACCGTGACGAGCGCGATGCCCAAGGAGGGCAAGACGATCACCAGCCTGAATCTCGGGCTGAGCCTCGCCGAGCTGAGCGAGCGTTCGACGATCGTGATCGAGGCGGACCTGCGTCTGCCGTCGTTCGAGTCGATGCTGAACGTGGGCGCGACGGCGGGGCTTCTGGCCTGCCTGCGTGGCGAGTCGTCGCTGGAGAACGCGATCGTGCGTGTTCCGGGGACAAGCCTGAGCGTGATCACGGCAGGCGGGCGAGCCGGGCGTCAGGCGGTGGGCCTGATCGGCTCGGAGAAGATGAAGATGCTGCTGGGTCAGCTCCGATCGCGTTTTGACCACGTGATTATTGATACGCCGCCGGTGCTGGACCTCGCGGACGCGGGGATCCTGGGCGGGATCAGCGACGAGGTGTTGATGGTGGCGCGGATGCGTCACACGCCTGGCCCGCTGATCGAGCAGGCGGTGCGTGTCCTGCAGAGTTATCACACGCCGATCGGCGGCCTGATCGCGACGGATCAGGAGGCGGCGGTGGGCAGCTACCAGTATGCCTACGCGTATCGCTACCGGTACACCGAGCAGCTTCGCGAGGCGGCCTGA
- a CDS encoding sugar transferase, whose product MTVADLKPRPDHIEPAVPVGRLDGPGPAYELTKRLLDAGCAAAGILVLLPLLLGCALWIKMVDRGPIFYWQWRAGRNGWLFRLWKFRTMSLNAEDGGAKLAAAGDSRILPGCRWMRKSHVDELPQLWNILKGDMSLVGPRPERPEIIEQLREDVPHIEWRLTGQPGLTGLAQVRNGYSNDLKGMRRKLAFDLKYLRNRSTLGDLRLIAQTLPRCWDTSAC is encoded by the coding sequence ATGACCGTAGCAGACCTCAAACCTCGCCCCGACCACATCGAACCGGCTGTCCCCGTGGGTCGGCTGGACGGACCGGGCCCGGCGTATGAGCTGACCAAGCGTCTGCTCGACGCGGGTTGTGCTGCCGCGGGGATCCTGGTGCTGTTGCCGCTTCTGCTGGGCTGCGCGTTGTGGATCAAGATGGTAGATCGCGGGCCGATCTTCTATTGGCAGTGGCGGGCGGGCCGCAACGGCTGGCTGTTCCGCCTGTGGAAGTTCCGGACGATGTCGCTGAACGCCGAGGACGGCGGGGCGAAGCTGGCGGCGGCGGGCGATTCCCGGATCCTGCCTGGCTGCCGCTGGATGCGCAAGTCGCACGTGGACGAGTTGCCGCAGCTCTGGAACATCCTCAAGGGTGACATGTCGCTGGTGGGCCCCCGGCCGGAACGTCCGGAAATCATCGAGCAGCTGCGTGAGGACGTGCCGCACATCGAGTGGCGACTTACCGGACAGCCGGGATTAACGGGCCTTGCACAGGTCCGAAACGGTTACAGCAACGATCTAAAGGGCATGCGAAGAAAGCTCGCCTTTGACCTGAAGTACCTGCGGAATCGCTCGACGCTGGGCGACCTGCGACTGATTGCACAGACTCTGCCCCGGTGCTGGGATACCAGCGCCTGCTGA
- a CDS encoding PhoH family protein, which yields MDAELRIDADADVRLAITGAGESHLKLLREALGVQVTSRGESIRVTGDPGPVRRALAVLRELSERAESHQPMDRQALLERITWTPPSDDLPDEAPTFSADHLDVYLGNKAVRGITEGQRNYLRTMSEHDLTICTGPAGTGKTYLAVAAAVAMLKRGLVRKLILARPAVEAGEKLGFLPGTMQDKVNPYLRPLLDALQDMMAFEQVQRFMANDLIEVIPLAFMRGRTLNHAWIILDEAQNTTRGQMMMFLTRLGHGSKMVVTGDTSQIDLEDPRDSGLIDAARRLRRTQGVGMVSLGAPDIVRHGLVQRIIAAYEPAERRRRLEGVESADENPGASPSGESSGPVNYGSDQQGAV from the coding sequence ATGGACGCAGAACTTCGAATTGATGCGGACGCGGACGTTCGACTGGCCATCACCGGCGCGGGTGAGAGTCACCTGAAGCTGCTGCGTGAGGCGTTGGGCGTGCAGGTGACGTCGCGTGGCGAGTCGATCCGCGTGACGGGCGATCCGGGGCCGGTGCGTCGTGCGCTGGCGGTGCTGCGTGAGCTGTCGGAGCGGGCGGAGTCGCATCAGCCGATGGACCGTCAGGCGCTGCTGGAGCGGATCACGTGGACCCCGCCGAGCGACGACCTGCCGGACGAGGCGCCGACGTTCTCGGCGGATCACCTCGATGTCTATCTCGGCAACAAGGCGGTGCGCGGGATCACGGAGGGGCAGCGAAACTATCTGCGCACCATGAGCGAGCACGACCTGACGATCTGCACCGGGCCGGCGGGGACGGGCAAGACCTACCTGGCGGTGGCGGCGGCGGTCGCGATGCTCAAGCGCGGGTTGGTGCGGAAGCTGATCCTGGCGCGGCCGGCGGTGGAGGCGGGGGAGAAGCTGGGTTTTTTGCCGGGGACGATGCAGGACAAGGTGAATCCGTACCTGCGGCCGCTACTCGACGCGTTGCAGGACATGATGGCCTTCGAGCAGGTTCAGCGTTTCATGGCGAACGACCTGATCGAGGTGATCCCGCTGGCGTTCATGCGCGGGCGGACGCTGAACCACGCCTGGATCATCCTGGACGAGGCGCAGAACACGACACGCGGCCAGATGATGATGTTCCTGACGCGTCTGGGGCATGGCTCGAAGATGGTGGTGACGGGGGACACGTCGCAGATCGACCTGGAGGACCCGCGGGACTCGGGGCTGATCGATGCGGCACGGCGACTGAGGCGGACGCAGGGCGTCGGGATGGTTAGCCTGGGCGCTCCGGATATCGTGCGTCACGGGCTGGTGCAGCGGATTATCGCGGCTTATGAGCCGGCGGAGCGTCGGCGTCGCCTTGAGGGTGTGGAATCAGCCGATGAGAACCCCGGGGCTAGCCCGAGTGGCGAGTCTTCAGGCCCGGTAAACTACGGTTCGGATCAGCAGGGAGCCGTCTGA
- a CDS encoding GumC domain-containing protein: MTQPNEQQTAIFEMWSIVSRYRWRFILPCFGVMVAVMLVCLMLPRKYRSESVFEIRTDLVLKEMTARGATDEFQVPRSSVTEELSGEVAIDRLIRKIKPELRELGVVRSSFDLQQFRLNLLRRVTVRWDLASPQLDRVRVSYTGSNPEVTRLVVNNLVSAYIDQTNADMDQRLTESAAFFRREQERGQQTIEAIENRMLRFEIEHAALLPENPLNIQNQLLESRQDLDALIAERETHIGRLDALHAVLDAEPEMLEAVVMGNNPERAEVEAHKRELESQLSTNINIYRMREQHPDVVALKNQIDAAAERIKAIDQQVVTSRNLVQNPRHNEYTLAITRAEGELASVNDRIAAIRISLDALGENSAKLFPARSEYRKLERELAEARGDLSFWEANLRRVDLALAAENGDRGIQLAFVKRAGAAWKPVSPDLTQVLLACLLLGTLSGSLGVYLAYRTETAYHEGQKLASDLGIPLIGTVSEVISRQDRRTRRIRNLILYPTNAVVMAAVLLGLAGVLYLDLEKPHVLSLSGDEAIAQPEPSPSSAVDAVKRERE, encoded by the coding sequence ATGACACAGCCCAACGAACAACAGACTGCGATCTTCGAGATGTGGTCGATCGTCTCGCGGTATCGCTGGCGTTTCATCCTGCCGTGCTTCGGCGTGATGGTGGCGGTGATGCTGGTCTGTCTGATGCTCCCGAGGAAGTATCGCTCGGAGTCGGTCTTCGAGATCCGCACGGACCTGGTGCTCAAGGAGATGACCGCGCGTGGCGCGACGGACGAGTTCCAGGTGCCGCGGAGTTCGGTGACCGAGGAGTTGTCGGGCGAGGTGGCGATCGACCGCCTGATCCGCAAGATCAAGCCGGAATTGCGTGAGCTGGGCGTGGTGCGATCGTCGTTTGACCTTCAGCAGTTCCGCCTGAACCTGCTGCGTCGGGTGACGGTTCGCTGGGACCTTGCGAGTCCTCAGCTCGACCGCGTGCGTGTGAGTTACACCGGATCGAACCCCGAGGTGACGCGGCTGGTCGTGAACAACCTGGTGTCGGCGTACATTGACCAGACAAACGCGGACATGGATCAGCGTCTGACGGAGTCGGCGGCGTTCTTCCGCCGCGAGCAGGAGCGTGGCCAGCAAACGATCGAGGCGATCGAGAACCGGATGCTGCGGTTCGAGATCGAGCACGCCGCGTTGCTGCCCGAGAACCCGCTGAACATCCAGAACCAGCTGCTGGAGAGTCGCCAGGACCTGGACGCGCTGATCGCGGAGCGTGAGACGCACATCGGTCGTCTCGATGCGCTGCACGCGGTGCTGGACGCCGAGCCCGAGATGCTCGAGGCGGTCGTGATGGGCAACAACCCGGAGCGTGCGGAGGTCGAGGCGCACAAGCGTGAGCTCGAGTCTCAGCTGAGCACGAACATCAACATCTACCGGATGCGTGAACAGCACCCGGACGTGGTGGCCCTGAAGAATCAGATCGATGCGGCGGCAGAACGGATCAAGGCGATCGACCAGCAGGTCGTGACGTCGCGCAACCTGGTCCAGAACCCGCGTCACAACGAGTACACGCTGGCGATCACGCGGGCGGAGGGCGAGTTGGCGTCGGTGAACGACCGCATCGCCGCGATCCGGATCAGCCTTGATGCGCTGGGCGAGAACTCGGCGAAGCTGTTCCCGGCGCGGAGCGAGTACCGCAAGCTCGAGCGTGAGCTGGCCGAGGCGCGTGGCGACCTGAGCTTCTGGGAGGCGAACCTCCGCCGGGTCGACCTGGCGTTGGCCGCGGAGAACGGCGACCGGGGCATCCAGCTGGCGTTCGTGAAGCGAGCGGGTGCGGCATGGAAGCCGGTGTCGCCCGACCTGACGCAGGTGCTGCTCGCGTGCCTGCTGCTCGGGACGCTGTCGGGTTCGCTGGGCGTCTACCTGGCCTACCGGACGGAGACGGCGTACCACGAGGGTCAGAAACTGGCTTCGGACCTGGGCATCCCGCTGATCGGCACGGTGAGCGAGGTGATCTCGCGTCAGGACCGCCGTACGCGTCGGATCCGCAACCTCATCCTGTACCCGACCAACGCGGTGGTGATGGCGGCGGTGCTGCTGGGCCTCGCGGGCGTTCTCTACCTGGATCTCGAGAAGCCTCACGTGTTGTCACTGAGCGGTGACGAGGCGATCGCTCAACCGGAACCGTCCCCGTCCTCGGCCGTCGATGCCGTGAAGCGTGAGAGAGAGTAA
- a CDS encoding ExeA family protein, translating to MYEEFFRLRQLPFENTPDPRFFYDSEQHREALAAIEYTIRLRKGIVLVTGEIGSGKTTVGRKMLSRCGDQCTVAQIVHAHKDRADLIAHVIRAIGVEPPEGATHARLLEILHEVLIEHAQQRRPVVLFVDEAQNLSDSSLEELRLLSNFDTNTVKLLQLVLVGQPELRQRIAAPHMLPLRQRIVLAKQLKAMSRADTGAYIAHRLCAASLDPDHPVVDFDERAVNAVYENTGGTPRLINVVCDNALLMSYVRETTTVTADTVLAVIEDMLPSFGEPVVRPVSKRGEWTAPRMGTRSWDTSLTL from the coding sequence ATGTACGAAGAGTTTTTCAGGCTTCGACAGCTGCCGTTCGAGAACACGCCCGACCCTCGCTTCTTCTATGACAGCGAGCAGCACCGCGAGGCGCTGGCGGCGATCGAGTACACGATCCGCCTGCGCAAGGGCATCGTGCTGGTGACGGGCGAGATCGGCTCGGGCAAGACGACGGTGGGCCGGAAGATGCTCAGCCGTTGTGGCGACCAGTGCACGGTGGCGCAGATCGTTCACGCGCACAAGGACCGCGCGGACCTGATCGCGCACGTGATCCGTGCGATCGGCGTGGAGCCGCCCGAGGGCGCGACACACGCCCGTTTGCTGGAGATTCTGCACGAGGTGCTCATCGAGCACGCTCAGCAGCGTCGGCCGGTGGTGCTGTTCGTCGACGAGGCCCAGAACCTCTCGGACTCGTCGCTGGAGGAGCTGCGTCTGCTCAGCAACTTCGATACGAACACGGTGAAGCTGCTCCAGCTGGTGCTCGTGGGTCAGCCCGAGCTGCGTCAGCGGATCGCGGCGCCGCACATGCTGCCGCTGCGCCAGCGGATCGTGCTGGCCAAGCAGCTCAAGGCGATGAGCCGAGCGGACACGGGCGCGTACATCGCGCACCGGCTGTGTGCCGCGAGCCTGGACCCCGATCACCCGGTGGTCGACTTCGACGAGCGCGCGGTCAACGCGGTGTACGAGAACACGGGCGGGACGCCTCGGCTGATCAACGTAGTGTGTGATAACGCGTTGCTGATGAGCTACGTTCGAGAAACGACCACCGTGACAGCCGATACGGTTCTTGCCGTGATTGAAGACATGCTGCCTAGCTTTGGTGAACCGGTCGTGCGTCCGGTGAGCAAACGCGGCGAGTGGACGGCTCCAAGAATGGGGACACGATCGTGGGATACATCTTTGACGCTCTGA